In Oceanococcus atlanticus, the genomic stretch TGCTGACATGCGTGCGCTGTTCAAAGCATTCCAGCCGTTGCTGACGCACCTCGCTCTTACCCATCCCGGCAAGAACTGATTGACCCGCGTCAACCAGCAAGGTCGGTGCGCTGACCTGGCGAAAGATGGCTTTGGCTTCCTCGTCGCGATACAGCAGTGGCCCGCGTTGCCGATGGCGTGCGTCGCCGAGCAGTGTGACCTGGCCGTCGTCGCTGGGGCTGCTCCAGCATTCTGCGACAAAGCGTGCACCCGCGGCATCAAGCCCGCGCTGTCGTTTGGCAATCTTTTCGGCCAGCGTATCCAGGTCCGGGTAGCGCTTTTCCTCCGGGGTGCTGCGCAAGTCATCCAGCCAGTTGCGCAATTGCTGCGGGGCACGCTCAGGTGTGGTCTGCGGTAGGTAGAAGCCGTCCAGCAGCACCAGGCGCCGAACCCGTTGAGGGCGCACGCCGGCATACAGGGCCGCGACCTGCGAGCCCATACTGTGGCCAATCAGGTCGATGGGCTGATCTGGTGAGAGTTGATCCAGCAGGGCATCAAGGTCGGCAACGTAGTCGTAAAACCAGTACGTGTCGCCAACTGCATCGGAGTGACCGAAGCCGCGCTGGTCCGGCGCG encodes the following:
- a CDS encoding alpha/beta fold hydrolase, giving the protein MNTPRANSRSAHTRHYRVRNFNMHVRHWEGNAQPLRVILHGWLDLSATWQRLVDHLPADWAIAAPDQRGFGHSDAVGDTYWFYDYVADLDALLDQLSPDQPIDLIGHSMGSQVAALYAGVRPQRVRRLVLLDGFYLPQTTPERAPQQLRNWLDDLRSTPEEKRYPDLDTLAEKIAKRQRGLDAAGARFVAECWSSPSDDGQVTLLGDARHRQRGPLLYRDEEAKAIFRQVSAPTLLVDAGQSVLAGMGKSEVRQQRLECFEQRTHVSIEQAGHMLHFDAPDATAQHIESFLSAAEPG